CCGGCCGTACCGTAGACCTCCAGGGCGGAGGCGTTGCCGAACACCTCGATCGTCGGGTGGACGGTGGCGGGAGTGACCCGCACCGACAACCCGACGCCCGAATCGCCCGGACCGCCGTCGCCGTTGGCAAGCTTCAGTCCCTCGATGTGGACGAGCGGGGTCCCGGTGCTGCCCGCGGGCATGGCGATCGAGATGGAAAGCACCCGCTCCTGATGGCCGCCGTCGAGGACCGTGCCGAACGGCGACGACTGGAGCCGGGCGCAGCTGCCGCCGATGAACGTGATGTAGCCGCCGACGAGCGTGAGGCTCTTGGACTCGCTCGAGAGGTACTTGAAGCCGCCGCCGGGGACGGGATAGGTCCCGGTCCGCAGGTGGATGACGTCGTCGGTCCCGTTGCTCTCGGCCGTGTCGAGGGCATTCTGCAATTCGGCCGAGTTGCCGACGCAGACCGTCGCGGCCCGGGCCGGCGCGAGCGGCAGGATGCTGGCGGCTCCGAGTGCCACGACGGACACGGCGAGACGGAGGCGACGGACCTGGCGGGCAGCGCCCGGCCGTGGGGATGGCGTGACCGAAAGAAGCATCGAGTCTCCTTTCCACGATCAACGTCCGCCCGCCCCCAGCCCGAACATCCCAGCCCGTCGATCCTGCTCACGGGCCCGCGACATCAAATAGACTGACGACACCACCGTGAGCCTCGACACGACTGCGATGCTTCTCGAGCGGGTGCGCCAGGGCGATGACCGTGCCCGGGAGGCGCTCTTCGCGCGTGCCCTTCCCCTGCTTCGGCGTTGGGCGCGCGGGCGGCTGCCCCAGGGCGTCCGCGATCTTGCCGAGACCGACGACCTCGTTCAGGTTGCCCTCCTCCGATCGTTGGATCACTTGAAGGGGTTCGAGGCGCGACGGGAGGGTGCGTTCCTCGCCTACCTGCGCAGCGTCCTGCTCAACCTCGTCCGGGACGAGATCCGCGGCCACCGTCGCCGTCCCGGCCGCGAGTCACTGGACGAGGCGGAGGCGGACGGGCGCTCGTTGGTCGAGGCGGAGGTCGGAGCGGAGACCTTTGCCGCCTACGAGCGGGCCCTCGC
This genomic window from Holophagales bacterium contains:
- a CDS encoding RNA polymerase sigma factor — translated: MSLDTTAMLLERVRQGDDRAREALFARALPLLRRWARGRLPQGVRDLAETDDLVQVALLRSLDHLKGFEARREGAFLAYLRSVLLNLVRDEIRGHRRRPGRESLDEAEADGRSLVEAEVGAETFAAYERALATLPEEPREAVILRVEFGYTYEELATAIGSPSADAARMTVTRALVKLAAEMKR